In a genomic window of Syntrophorhabdus sp.:
- the amrS gene encoding AmmeMemoRadiSam system radical SAM enzyme: MKEASFCERKDGKTVHCSLCRHGCVIADGKRGLCGVRENRDGTLYSLVWGLPCAYHVDPIEKKPLFHFYPGSKAFSVATVGCNFRCLHCQNHDISQGPRENGRVFGETVSPGEIVAEALASRCASISYTYTEPTIFFEYAFDIAREAREKGIANNFVTNGYIEEAPLRAIAPYLDAANIDLKGFSEGFYRDVCGARLSGVLDSIRLYRELGIWIELTTLIIPGHNDSEEELTSIARFIAKELGVEVPWHVSAFYPTYKLLDAEPTSPRTLARARQIGLDEGLHYVYEGNLPGSGGENTPCHNCGKTVIGRYGYSITEYNLKGGACKFCGSPLEGIGF, translated from the coding sequence ATGAAAGAGGCCTCCTTCTGTGAGAGGAAGGACGGGAAGACGGTCCATTGTTCCCTGTGCCGCCACGGATGCGTCATCGCCGACGGCAAGAGAGGTCTGTGCGGTGTCCGCGAGAACAGGGACGGCACGCTCTACAGCCTTGTCTGGGGCTTGCCCTGCGCCTATCATGTTGACCCCATAGAAAAGAAGCCTCTTTTTCACTTCTACCCCGGATCGAAGGCCTTCTCCGTGGCCACGGTGGGATGCAACTTCCGCTGCCTCCACTGCCAGAACCACGATATCTCCCAGGGCCCCCGCGAGAACGGGAGGGTTTTCGGAGAAACGGTGAGCCCCGGGGAGATCGTCGCGGAGGCGCTTGCGTCACGGTGCGCGAGCATCTCCTACACCTACACGGAGCCCACCATCTTCTTCGAATACGCCTTCGACATAGCCCGCGAAGCCCGGGAAAAAGGCATAGCGAACAATTTCGTGACCAACGGGTACATCGAGGAGGCACCGCTTCGGGCCATCGCCCCCTACCTCGACGCGGCGAACATAGACCTGAAGGGCTTCAGCGAGGGCTTCTACAGGGACGTTTGCGGGGCGCGGCTTTCCGGTGTCCTTGATTCGATACGCCTTTACAGGGAACTGGGGATCTGGATAGAGCTGACGACGCTCATCATACCGGGGCACAACGACAGCGAAGAGGAGCTCACGTCCATCGCGCGGTTCATAGCGAAAGAACTCGGCGTGGAGGTTCCCTGGCACGTTTCCGCCTTCTATCCCACGTACAAGCTCCTCGATGCGGAGCCGACAAGCCCGCGGACCCTTGCACGGGCCCGGCAGATAGGCCTCGACGAGGGGCTCCACTATGTCTACGAAGGCAACCTCCCCGGCTCCGGGGGAGAGAACACTCCCTGCCACAACTGCGGCAAGACCGTCATCGGGCGCTACGGGTACTCGATCACGGAGTACAACCTGAAAGGCGGGGCCTGCAAGTTCTGCGGCAGCCCCCTCGAGGGCATAGGATTCTGA
- a CDS encoding methyl-accepting chemotaxis protein yields the protein MRFFENIRIGRRLGIGFAIFIIIIALMALLGFKIIDDVDRKTGNAVEAAFEKTILANTVMGAIYDANNSMGVIAFATDAAVIEAEKENLGRMRQTYGEALAKLETLERDPKGKELIVRFKGTAAKAKDSSERVIEYAGSKEHAKAIETYINENRPAMKEIVTTLQSIFRYQEDNVRSQFSSIRASNRSYTLILIVFGVAAIVLGIILSITITRSIVVPIRGNARAVRAMAKGNLAFEVPTDRKDEFGDEMKAAKEMVERWREILGSLKSAAASISSAGVQLSASAEQMSKGSGEQANRSSQVAAASVEMSQTVVDIARNTNNIANSAANTVKIAKEGEEIVNQATKEVEEIARTVGDSAESIRTLGERSSQIGEIVNVIDDIADQTNLLALNAAIEAARAGEQGRGFAVVADEVRKLAERTANSTSEIGGMINAIQGDVERAVMTMNTVAKKVETGVDLSGKAGQSLRVIVTSVDDLLGMVQQIASATDEMSATSEEINRDIEQIAAVSRETSASSEQTAQASGELAKLSNDLEDIVSRFRV from the coding sequence ATGCGTTTCTTCGAGAATATCAGGATAGGCAGACGTCTCGGGATCGGTTTTGCCATTTTTATCATCATCATAGCGCTCATGGCCCTTCTGGGTTTCAAGATCATCGACGACGTGGACAGGAAGACCGGTAACGCCGTCGAGGCGGCCTTCGAGAAGACCATCCTTGCCAACACGGTCATGGGGGCGATCTACGACGCCAACAATTCGATGGGCGTGATCGCTTTTGCCACGGACGCCGCCGTCATCGAGGCGGAAAAAGAGAATCTTGGCAGGATGCGGCAGACCTATGGCGAGGCCCTGGCGAAGCTCGAGACCCTCGAGCGGGACCCGAAGGGAAAGGAACTCATAGTCCGATTCAAGGGGACAGCGGCGAAGGCGAAGGACTCCAGTGAACGGGTCATCGAGTACGCGGGGAGCAAGGAGCACGCGAAGGCGATAGAGACGTATATCAACGAGAACAGGCCCGCCATGAAGGAGATCGTCACGACCCTGCAATCCATCTTCCGGTACCAGGAGGACAACGTCCGCAGCCAGTTCTCATCCATCCGCGCGTCGAACAGGAGCTACACCCTCATCCTTATCGTCTTCGGCGTAGCCGCCATCGTGCTGGGGATCATTCTTTCCATCACGATCACCCGGAGCATCGTGGTACCCATACGCGGTAACGCCCGGGCCGTGAGGGCCATGGCGAAGGGGAACCTTGCCTTTGAGGTCCCGACGGACAGAAAGGACGAGTTCGGCGACGAGATGAAGGCGGCGAAGGAAATGGTGGAGAGGTGGCGCGAGATACTCGGGAGCCTGAAGTCGGCCGCGGCGAGCATATCTTCCGCCGGGGTACAGCTGAGCGCCAGTGCCGAGCAGATGTCGAAGGGCTCAGGCGAACAGGCCAACCGGTCGTCCCAGGTGGCGGCGGCCTCCGTGGAGATGTCGCAGACGGTTGTTGACATAGCGCGGAACACGAACAACATAGCGAACTCGGCGGCGAATACCGTGAAGATAGCGAAGGAAGGCGAAGAGATAGTCAATCAGGCCACGAAGGAAGTGGAGGAGATAGCCCGGACCGTGGGCGACTCCGCCGAATCGATACGCACCCTCGGCGAACGTTCGAGTCAGATCGGCGAGATCGTCAACGTCATCGATGACATCGCCGACCAGACGAATCTCCTTGCGCTCAACGCCGCGATCGAGGCCGCCCGGGCCGGCGAGCAGGGCAGGGGTTTCGCGGTCGTTGCCGACGAGGTGCGCAAGCTGGCGGAGCGCACCGCGAACTCGACCTCCGAGATCGGCGGCATGATAAACGCGATCCAGGGCGATGTCGAACGGGCCGTCATGACCATGAACACCGTGGCGAAGAAGGTGGAGACGGGCGTCGATCTTTCCGGAAAGGCGGGCCAGTCGCTGAGGGTCATCGTGACAAGCGTCGACGACCTCCTCGGGATGGTCCAGCAGATCGCCTCGGCAACGGATGAGATGAGCGCCACGTCGGAGGAGATCAACAGGGACATCGAGCAGATAGCGGCCGTCTCCCGGGAGACGTCGGCGAGTTCGGAACAGACAGCCCAGGCGTCGGGGGAGCTGGCGAAGCTCTCGAACGACCTGGAGGACATAGTCAGCCGCTTCAGGGTGTGA